In Coleofasciculus chthonoplastes PCC 7420, the genomic window GGTCGGTGGCCCATTGCCAACTATGACAAAAAAGCCCATGGCATGATCAATCCGGCACAAATCCTGCAACATTCCAGTAACGTGGGCATGGTGCGGATGATGCAGCAAATGCAGCCTGAGGTTTACTATGGTTGGCTAGAACGATTGGGATTAGGGCAGAGATTAGAAACAGATCTGCCCTTTGAAACCGCCGGACAGCTCAAAAATCAGCGAAAGTTTACCAGTTCTCCGATTGAACCAGCCACAACAGCATTTGGTCAAGGCTTTTCATTAACGCCGCTTCAGCTTGCTCAACTCCATGCTACGTTAGCCAATGGGGGTAAGTTAGTTATGCCTTATATGGTACAAGGACTTTTTGATAGTCAAGGTCAGCTATATTGGCAACCACGCCTGAGTGCGCCCCGCCCTATCTTCTCACCAGAAACCAGTCAGAAGGTTCTGGAAATGATGGAAACTGTGGTTAGCCAAGGAACGGGAAAAACGGCTCAAATTTCAGGGTATCGAGTGGCGGGGAAAACGGGAACGGCTCAGAAAGCTAGTCCCACGGGGGGATACTTTACCAATGCCAAAATTACCAGCTTTGTGGGAATTCTCAGTGTGGATTCTCCTCGTTATGTGGTGATGGCGGTGGTGGATGAACCGAAGGGAAATGCTTTTGGCTCTACAGTCGCTGCACCAATTGTCAAGTCAGTCATGGAAGCCTTAATCGCGATCGAGCAGATTCCGCCAAGCCAGCCAAAAGTAGCGACAGAATGACTGTCATTTTGCCAAGGCGATTTGACCTGAGGAAAGTTGGTAGGTAAATCAAGGGATGGGAAGCGAAATCGCCGGAAACTGAAGCTGTGCAGTAAATCAGTGCTACCGTGACGTAGGGCGTTGAGATAAGGTGCGATCGCCTTTCCGTTCAGGTTGGCAGTTAAGTCTCGGATCAGGATCGCGGCGAGGCTTTCAAGTTCGGATGGGGTAAGCTACATCCCAGCAGGATCAAAGTCAGGCTCAGAGTAGGTTTCCAGGTGGGTGAACAGAGGCGCGATCGCGAAATCCTCGCTTGGCTTGTTGATAGCCTTGCTGGTAGGTGAGTTCACCAGGGGGACAGTTTGGTTTTAACATAGTAAAAGTCTCCGTTTACGGGGTAGTCACAAGTCGGCAGGAAGCGTCGGAATATGCGGTAGAGCATCAATATGTAAATACCCTCCGGGAAATTTGTTTGAGTGTTCTAGTCTTCTTCTATGACGTGAAATCCAACCTGTTCTGCAATCAGGCTTAAATACTTAGATGTAGCGAGAGTCGGCTCATAAGCGCTGTTTTCCCACTGACTAACTGTCGCCTGTCGTACACCAAGCTTTTGGGCAAACTCTGCCTGAGTTAAACCCATATAGCGACGTAGTGCCTTGATGAGTTGAGCATTCCATAGCACAGTGTCACCCAGATGCGGAACTTTGGGTTTAGCCGTAGGTTGGCGAAATGTTACCCGTTGCTGATCCAAATCAACATCCTCAACCCGATATCCGGCTTCCATCCAAGCAGAAGCTTGCAGTGCGCCTTTGCTGCGATTGCTCCACCATGCCCGTTTTTTGCGTGCTGAGTCGGGTAAGGTGTCATTCATAATTTCCTCAATTTCTGTAAAGGTGAGAATGACTTCCGCTTGATTGCTCTGACGCAGAAATTCCAGGAGTGGCTGATACTTGCTATCTGGTTTCATGCTGCAAAACCTCTACGCCCATCAACGTCTGTGGGTTGAGATGCTGGCGGGATTTCTTTCTTGGTGCAGTGGGAAAGGGGCATGAAGCTGTTCTAGGGGACAGGTAATCATCTCTAGGATGCCAGAAAATTTGGGTGTGCGATCGCGCTTTTACAGAGCTTACGCACAAACTCCACATGTAGTAGGGAAACGGCACTGCCGTGCCCCTACAGGTAGCGCCTGTGCTTTTTGGCTAAAAAATATAATTTGCCCCGATATTATTCACAATTGTTTTGCCAAATGTCTAAAGGGCGCAGAGATGAGCGAACGGTGAGATGTTCAGCTAACTGCCATAATTGTTTATAAGGGAAAAGAAAACTTGAAGGAGGCTGGCGATGAACAAAAGTAAACTGGGGTCATTTCTATTCATTGGCATGATACTGGGGTTGACAGCCAATCCCGCTCAGGCGTTACCCGGTCAAACCGTGGAAACCGTCGCGGCTTGGATTGCGGCTCATCCTACCTTAGAACCCGGTATTGGCGATGGCTTAGTCGTGACTAAGCGTAATACCGCCGCTCAACGATTTAAGTTTGAAGCCTCGGTGCTTCCTCCAGGTCAAATCGCCTTTCCCACGAATCGCCGCCTGATTCAAAGTGAGCAAATTTCCTTCTATGACATGATTAACGGCGTGACTCCAGAACGACTCACGGAGTCACTGCGAGTTATTTATGGTCCAGCAATCTATCAAGATTACCAGAGAGCTAACCTGGTATACGCCTATCCCACACCCGCAACCATTGATTTAGCTCGACGACAAAATCGACCAATGCTAATAGCACGACAAGGCGAGCTTTTATTAGGCGATCGCTTTGCCTATTGGTTAGAAGTGACTCGAACTGAGAATGGCAAGCCAATTAATGGGCGGATCACGGTTTTCTTGCCAGAAGATTTAGACAAACTTGAAGTTGAGTTGCGAAATCGTTAGTCATTGGTCATTCATTTGCCAAATACCTGAAAAAATACTCTCCACAACACGAGCAATGCGCTTGAGATCTTCATCGAGCAGGGGGGGCCAATTCACACTAGCCCGACGCCCTGCTTCAAACTGTTCTCGGCTCTCATAAGCTAATAAATATAAGGCGTGAACAAGTTCTCGGTCTAGAGTCGATGCATCTCGCAGACGCTCAAATATCATCTTTAGGGCTAATAAAATATTGGTAATCTGACCTGGAATCGGTGGTTTGTACGACTTGAGTCGAACTAAAAAGGCGTCTTGATTTTGGTCAGATATTGTGGTTTGATTAATCACAAAGTTACGGGCTGTTTTGTAATCCATTTAATTTTAATAGACGAGTTTACGCTGATAATTTTGTGCGAATAATATTATAATATTATCGCTAAATCCGGATAAACTATTCCCTTGTTGCTTGGGACAAGGCAGAAGGCAAAAGATAGAGGGCTGGCTTATACCAAGTTACAGTCAAAGACGTAATCTATCATGCTGAGCGAAGGAACAGTAGCGAAGCATCTGCGGAATCCTTCACTTTGTTCGAGTGTAGGCTCCCTGTAGCCCATCCTCTGTTCCAATGACATGATAGAACGCAACTTCTTATTACTCAGGCGAGACGCTGACAATAATTACAACAAATATTTATCATAAATCTATAAATTTTATTCTCTATCTATAGTTGCTTCTGCTCGACTCCCTTAGTCGTTAAATTTATAGAATTTATTATTTTTTCCAGTTTTATGCGGATCAAGCATTGAACAGTCTGAAGCAAGTATTACATGACTTACGCCTTTGAATTTTTTTTGTAGAGATTAATTTTTAACTCTCCTTAAAGAAGCAAAAACGTCAGTCTTAATGTATAAGCGCTGCAAATGACATCTACAATGCACATTTATAGTTGGGTTTTGTTCGCTAGTCTATCCCTATCTGAACCAGGAAGACTTGATTCCTCTTTTCTGGTAAATCAGCAAAGGTTAGTGCTAGCTTCAACAGAACAAAGTCCGCCCCCTGGTTGTAATCGAACTGATCCTCCTGACTGTCAACCTCGATAGTAGACCATTTTGAAAATAAAGCTAGTTGAAAATACCTCGTGCTAACCCGCTTTTTATAGGCGGGTTATTTATGTCTTAAGCGACTAATGAAAACGTTACCCAACAGATTTCCACCTACCATGAAAACTCAATGGAATGACCTGCGGTAATTGCAGCCGACAGGCAGCGACGTATCGATCTAATAATTCCCGTTCGGCGATAATCATCCCAGTTTGGGGATTGATCTCAACCTGCCATAATATCTCGTTGTTGACACTCACCGCCCTATAAGGACGGTGATTCTTTCGTCATAGGGACTCTTGTGAGTTTACCCTCAGAAAGCATCTTGACCGTGTACCCCACGGCTGCAAGTCCACGAATACGGACTGCTTGAGCTGCGGCTACATCTCTATCGGTGATATAGCCGCAGTGATTACATGAATGGACGCGCTCAGATAGTAGCTTTTTACCCGTTTCTGTTAAGCAGTTAGGGCAAATCTGGCTAGTTTTCTTAGCATCTACCTTAAGGAA contains:
- a CDS encoding helix-turn-helix domain-containing protein, which produces MKPDSKYQPLLEFLRQSNQAEVILTFTEIEEIMNDTLPDSARKKRAWWSNRSKGALQASAWMEAGYRVEDVDLDQQRVTFRQPTAKPKVPHLGDTVLWNAQLIKALRRYMGLTQAEFAQKLGVRQATVSQWENSAYEPTLATSKYLSLIAEQVGFHVIEED